The Comamonas sp. 26 DNA window AACTCCTTGCCAAGGTCCTGCAGCGCATCCATTTCGCGCTTCAGGTCCGTCTTGGTGGAGTCGTAGGTGCCTTTGAGTTCGGCTTTCAGTTCAACGTCCAGCTCGCTGCCTTCGGCAACGAACTTACCGCGAACAAAATAGCCTTTTGTAGGTTTGCGTGACATGGTAAGGGGGCAATATCTGTGGCAGCACAGAGGGCGCTGCAGTGGCGGCTATCATATCCGCCGCTATGAAAAAACCTCGCTCCAGCATTACAAGCACTTCTAGTGCAAAGGCCCAATCTGAACCGCAAGCCGGTTTTAGCTTCAGCCAATCCTTTTTTGAAGGCCTGGTGGACCAGGCTCTGAAGCACGCCAAAAAGCTGGGTGCGACGGACGCCGGAGCCGAGGCTTCCGAGGGCTGCGGCCTCTCGGTCAGCGTTCGCAAGGGCGCGCTGGAGACGGTGGAACGCAACCGCGACAAGTCGCTGGGCGTGACCGTGTACCTGGGCCAGCGCCGTGGCAATGCCAGCACCTCGGACTTCTCTGAAGCTGCTATTCAGCAGACCGTACAGGCTGCTTACGACATCGCCCGCTTCACCGCCGAAGACCCGTTTGCCAGCCTGCCTGACAGCGCTGATATTGCGCTGCCCGGCACGCACCGCGATCTGGAATTGTTCCACCCCTGGGAGATCAGCAGCGAGGCCGCTGCCGAAATGGCCCTGCGCTGCGAAGAAGCTGCCTTCAAGACCCACCGCCGCGTGAGCAATAGCGAAGGCGCTGGTGTCTCGGCCCAGCAAAGCCATTTCTTCACGGCCCACACCAACGGTTTCCGCGGTGGTTATGCCAGTTCGCGCCACAGCCTGTCGGTGGCGCCCATCGCCAAGCTGCCCGGCAAGAACGGTGAGATGCAGCGCGACTACTGGTACAGCTCCATGCGCAATGCGGCCGAGCTGGCATCGCCAGAAGCCGTGGGCCGCTACGCTGCAGAGCGCACGCTGAGCCGTCTGGGCAGCCGCAAGATTCCGACCACCGAATGCCCTGTGCTATTTGAATCACCTTTGGCTGCTGGCCTGCTGGGTGGTTTTGTGCAGGCTATCAGCGGCGGTGCGCTGTACCGCAAGAGCACCTTCTTACTGGATTCGATGGGCAAGCCCGTCTTCCCCAAGCACATCGACATTGAAGAAGACCCCTTCATTCTGGGCGGCAAGGGCAGCTCGCCTTTCGACGAAGAAGGCGTGCGCGTGCAGGCCCGCAAGGTGGTGGATGCCGGCCGCGTGGAAGGCTATTTTCTCTCCAGCTATTCGGCGCGCAAGCTGGGCATGAAGACCACGGGCAACTCCGGTGGTTCGCACAATCTGGTCATGACTTCACGCCGCACCAAGGCGGGTGATGATCTGGATGCCATGCTGAAAAAGCTGGGCACCGGCCTGTTCGTGGTCGAGCTGATGGGCCAGGGCGTGAACTATGTGACCGGCGACTACTCGCGCGGCGCAAGCGGCTTCTGGGTGGAGAACGGCGAAATCGCCTTCCCCGTGGATGAAATCACCATCGCCGGCAACATGAAGGACATGTTCAAGGGCATTCAAGCCATTGGTGCCGATGCCTATAACTACGGTGCTAAGACCGTGGGCTCCATCCTCATCAACCGCATGAAGGTGGCGGGCAGCTGATGGCCTGATCTTTGCGGCTGATGCAGCCCAAGGCGGAGTGTGATGGCACTTCGCCTTTTTTATTGCGCATTGCAGAGAGGTTAAAGATTTTTTGATAGCTAGCTGCGCTGGTTCATCAATGAATTCAGCATCTTTTAATGTAGAAATCCATGATCATTAGTCGCTAGCTGCTATGGTTTTAAGTTGTCTACTCAGCAGCGATCAATCTTGCCAGCCTGATGGGCCTGCGCCATGAAGTCCATGAACGCCTTGGTGCGCAGCGGTATGTGCTTGTGGCTGGGCAGGGCCATCAGCACATGCAGGCGGCCCGTGATCCAGCCGGGCAGCACAGGCTGCAGCAGACCTTCATTGAGAAACGGGCGGGCCGAATCCAGAGTGAACTCGGCAATGCCTGCGCCGTCGAGCACCATTTGCAGAATGCCTGCTGTCTGGCTGATGGTGATGGATGCAGTCACTTCAATGTCGTGTACCGGTGGCTCGCTGGTGGGCTGGTTGCTATGCCACAGCGAGAAACTGTCGCGCTGCTGGCCCTCGCGGCGGCGCAGCACGCATCTGTGCTGCGCCAGCTCATGAGGAGTCTGCGGTGTGCCATACCTCTGGAAGTAAGACGGTGCAGCGCAAAGAATGGCTTCCGATGTCGAGAGCTTGCGGGCCACGATGCTGGCGTTGAAGTTCTCGAACACCTGCATGAACCCCAGGTCATAGCGGTTCATATCGGGTGTGAGGCTGGGGTCCACATGCACATCGAGTGCAATGCCCGGGTACTGCGTGCGAAAGTCGGCTGCCAGCGGCGAAATCAGTGCATCCGTGAGTGACGGGGTGGAGACGATGCGCAGCACGCCGGACAGGGCGCTGGTGTTGCTTTGTACTTCGGTTGTGGCGCTGTCCACAGCTTCGAGAATTTCGCGGACACGGGAGGCATAGCGCTCGCCCGCAGGCGTCAGGCTGACGCTGCGTGTGGTGCGCTGCAGCAACCGGGTGTCCAGCTGTTTTTCGAGTGCCGTCACGTGACGCGTGACATGGGGCACGGTCATGGACAGACGGCGCGCTGCAGCCGTGAAACCGCCTTCATCGACGACGGCCAGAAACACCGTCATGGTGTGTAAGCGATCAAGCACAAGCCCTCATTTTCGAATAGCCACATGGCCTCGAATTATTACGGATGCCGTAATAAAGCATTGTGTCTAGGTGCATTGGTGCACTCTTGTATAAGACGTAAAGTGAGAGCAAGTGCAAACATCGGCTTTTTCGCGCAATGCGGCACAAGTGCTGCCACCCCTCTCCAAATAACACCCAGGAACAGAGTTCTGTCCGGCTTCGCTGCCGCAGCAAGCTTTGTTCCTGAGCAGCTTGTAGTCAATCTCTGTCCTGCAAACGGCTTTGGGCAGCTGATAACTGATGGCGATGTCCTACTGATTGGGGCGGTCTTTGTCACCTCAATAGGTGATGTTGTGCACTGAAACACTGACCCATTCCTATCATGACCTCAACACCTCAATTCCCGACGTTCGGCCTGAGTCGCCGTCACCTGCTCGGTGGCGCGCTGGCGGCCGGTATGGCGCAACTCATCCCCGGCAGCTGGGCTGCTGATGCTCCGGCAACGGGTGCCGACAGCTTCATGGCGCTGTCCCGCTATCTGACTGAGCGCAGCGATTTGCCCCAGGCGCAAGGTGCAAGGCTGCTTGCCGCTCAGAACGAGCTGGACGGCAAGTTCAACGGCAAACTTGACACTCTGTGGAAGTGGATTGGCTCCAGCCAAGTGGCACTGGCCAATCTGAACGAGCGCCTCAAGGCCGAGCAGCCCGATCTGGCCGATGTCCCCATGAATGTGATGCAGCTCTGGTACCAGGGCATCGCAGGCAGCGGCACCGCCACACGTGTTGTGGCCTACGAGCACGCGCTCAATGCCGCTGTGGTGGCCGACAGGCTGCGCCCACCTTCTTATGTCTATGGCGCATACGGCAGCTGGAGCAGCAACCCGACCACCTTCAAGCTTCAGCTAATCACGGTTCAGCCCAAGGCCTGAAGTACAGCCCATTCATAAAAATCCACGAGAAATACCATGGCTGATTCCACTCTATCTGCAGACTTCGTCATCATTGGTGCCGGCATCGTCGGCGCCATGATGGGCGCAAAGCTGGCTCGCACCGGTGCATCGGTGCTGATGCTCGAAGCTGGCGGCCCATCGGACCGCGGCGTTTTTGTCGCCCGTTTTCACAACGCCTCGCGTCGTGGCGACTGGATGACTCCTTATCCGTCCATCCCCACGGCTCCGCACCCCATCTATCGCCCTGAAGACAATAACTATTTCGAGCAGGCTGGCCCCGAGCCCTACAAGGCCGAGTACATCCGCCAGGTGGGCGGCACCAGCTGGCACTGGGCCGCTCAGGCCTGGCGCAATGTGCCCAATGACTTCCGAATCCACAGCCTGTATGGCGTGGGCAAGGACTGGCCTTTTGACTATGACGATCTGGAGCCCTACTACCAGGAAGTCGAAGAAATCATGGGTGTGGGCGGCTCTACCGAGACCGGCTCGCCCCGCAGCAAGCCTTTCCCCATGGGTGAAGTGG harbors:
- a CDS encoding sugar dehydrogenase complex small subunit, translated to MTSTPQFPTFGLSRRHLLGGALAAGMAQLIPGSWAADAPATGADSFMALSRYLTERSDLPQAQGARLLAAQNELDGKFNGKLDTLWKWIGSSQVALANLNERLKAEQPDLADVPMNVMQLWYQGIAGSGTATRVVAYEHALNAAVVADRLRPPSYVYGAYGSWSSNPTTFKLQLITVQPKA
- the pmbA gene encoding metalloprotease PmbA yields the protein MKKPRSSITSTSSAKAQSEPQAGFSFSQSFFEGLVDQALKHAKKLGATDAGAEASEGCGLSVSVRKGALETVERNRDKSLGVTVYLGQRRGNASTSDFSEAAIQQTVQAAYDIARFTAEDPFASLPDSADIALPGTHRDLELFHPWEISSEAAAEMALRCEEAAFKTHRRVSNSEGAGVSAQQSHFFTAHTNGFRGGYASSRHSLSVAPIAKLPGKNGEMQRDYWYSSMRNAAELASPEAVGRYAAERTLSRLGSRKIPTTECPVLFESPLAAGLLGGFVQAISGGALYRKSTFLLDSMGKPVFPKHIDIEEDPFILGGKGSSPFDEEGVRVQARKVVDAGRVEGYFLSSYSARKLGMKTTGNSGGSHNLVMTSRRTKAGDDLDAMLKKLGTGLFVVELMGQGVNYVTGDYSRGASGFWVENGEIAFPVDEITIAGNMKDMFKGIQAIGADAYNYGAKTVGSILINRMKVAGS
- a CDS encoding LysR family transcriptional regulator, translating into MLDRLHTMTVFLAVVDEGGFTAAARRLSMTVPHVTRHVTALEKQLDTRLLQRTTRSVSLTPAGERYASRVREILEAVDSATTEVQSNTSALSGVLRIVSTPSLTDALISPLAADFRTQYPGIALDVHVDPSLTPDMNRYDLGFMQVFENFNASIVARKLSTSEAILCAAPSYFQRYGTPQTPHELAQHRCVLRRREGQQRDSFSLWHSNQPTSEPPVHDIEVTASITISQTAGILQMVLDGAGIAEFTLDSARPFLNEGLLQPVLPGWITGRLHVLMALPSHKHIPLRTKAFMDFMAQAHQAGKIDRC